In one Nicotiana sylvestris chromosome 8, ASM39365v2, whole genome shotgun sequence genomic region, the following are encoded:
- the LOC138876303 gene encoding uncharacterized protein produces MAIDMNIQELLVIRDSDLLIHQVREKWATKNSKILLYMHHVQELRKRFTKTEFQHVPIIQNEFANAWATLSSMIQHLDKNFIDPILVEIHYQPAYCANVEKKQTESLGFMTSRNTWRKENT; encoded by the coding sequence atggccatcgacatgaatattcaggagttgctagtgatcagagattcagacttgcttatacatcaagtACGAGaaaaatgggcaaccaagaactctaagatactcctgtatatgcatcatgtacaagaattgaggaaaaggttcacgaagacggagttccaacatgttcctataATCCAGAATGAATTCGCCAATGCATGGGCTAccttatcatctatgatacaacatctagacaagaatttcattgatcccattctagtgGAAATCCAttatcagccagcttattgtgccaaTGTTGaaaagaagcagacggaaagccttggtttcatgacatcaaggaatacttggcgaaaggagaatacctag